One segment of Deltaproteobacteria bacterium DNA contains the following:
- a CDS encoding dissimilatory sulfite reductase D family protein produces MSAETKEKVLEFFREKSKGDKKKYYIKDVVKGLPNEDRHAVQGAVKELLDEETLKYWSSGSTTYLMLAEYFPKE; encoded by the coding sequence ATGAGCGCCGAGACCAAAGAAAAAGTACTGGAGTTTTTTCGGGAGAAATCCAAAGGGGACAAGAAAAAATATTACATAAAGGATGTCGTCAAGGGGCTCCCCAATGAAGACCGCCATGCCGTTCAGGGGGCGGTGAAGGAACTCCTGGATGAAGAAACCCTGAAATACTGGTCCAGCGGCAGCACGACCTATCTCATGCTAGCCGAGTATTTTCCCAAAGAGTAG
- a CDS encoding cobyrinate a,c-diamide synthase codes for MTEYLPRLVMAALRGGAGKTTLSLGMAAAWRKRGKKVAPFKKGPDYIDAAWLSLAAGQLCHNLDLFLMGRQEVLRSFERNTWTADIALIEGNRGLYDGMDAAGSQSTAELAKLLDAPVILILDCDKVTRTAAAMTLGCQKFDPGVDIKGVIMNRVARSRQEEILRRSIEQSCHLPVLGAVPRMENFPFPERHLGLTPPQEHVWVQKALGKAIEVAEKYLDLEQLWGIAGKASLRVPRIAGIQEKRTFPVGAGRGSGGPVIGVVKDSAFQFYYPENLQALANHGATVIEISPMREKKLPPVDALYIGGGFPEMHAQRLAANVRFRNSLRQAVENGLPVYAECGGLMYLGESLIIGGQNFPMVGALPVAFQMEKRPQGHGYTLLEVEKENPFFPVGFVLKGHEFHYSRLLWLHEGEAGLAFKVKRGAGIDGKRDGLYRKNVLATYSHVHALGTAEWGYALVEKARGYRLSEKIAMAVV; via the coding sequence ATGACCGAGTATTTGCCTCGGCTGGTTATGGCAGCTTTGCGGGGGGGAGCGGGGAAGACCACGCTCTCCCTCGGAATGGCTGCGGCCTGGAGGAAACGGGGTAAGAAGGTAGCTCCGTTTAAAAAAGGACCGGATTATATAGATGCCGCCTGGCTTTCGCTGGCCGCTGGGCAGCTATGCCACAACCTGGATTTATTCTTAATGGGACGCCAGGAGGTTCTGCGGTCCTTTGAGCGGAATACGTGGACCGCGGACATTGCTCTGATCGAGGGGAACCGGGGACTTTATGACGGGATGGATGCCGCAGGAAGCCAAAGCACAGCCGAGCTGGCCAAGCTTTTGGACGCACCCGTCATCCTGATCCTGGACTGCGACAAGGTGACCCGGACGGCTGCAGCCATGACCTTGGGTTGTCAGAAATTTGACCCCGGCGTGGACATTAAAGGCGTGATTATGAACCGGGTGGCCCGCAGCCGGCAGGAAGAAATTTTGCGGCGTTCTATTGAACAATCCTGCCACCTGCCAGTTTTGGGGGCCGTGCCCAGGATGGAAAATTTTCCATTTCCCGAAAGACATCTGGGGTTGACCCCTCCGCAAGAACATGTCTGGGTTCAAAAAGCGCTGGGCAAGGCGATTGAAGTTGCTGAAAAATACCTGGACCTGGAGCAACTTTGGGGGATTGCCGGGAAAGCTTCTCTCAGGGTTCCGCGCATTGCAGGGATCCAAGAAAAGAGAACTTTTCCCGTCGGGGCGGGAAGAGGCTCGGGTGGACCGGTCATCGGAGTGGTGAAGGATTCTGCCTTCCAATTTTATTATCCGGAAAACCTGCAGGCCCTCGCCAACCACGGGGCGACCGTAATCGAAATTAGCCCTATGAGGGAAAAGAAGCTCCCGCCGGTGGATGCGCTGTACATTGGGGGAGGATTTCCGGAAATGCATGCGCAGCGCTTAGCTGCCAACGTTCGTTTTCGTAATTCTCTCCGCCAAGCTGTAGAAAATGGGTTGCCGGTCTACGCCGAATGCGGCGGGTTAATGTACCTGGGAGAAAGCTTGATCATAGGCGGCCAGAACTTTCCGATGGTTGGAGCCTTACCGGTTGCTTTTCAAATGGAGAAACGTCCGCAAGGACATGGGTATACCCTTTTAGAAGTGGAAAAAGAGAATCCCTTCTTTCCGGTGGGGTTCGTTTTGAAAGGCCATGAGTTTCATTACTCACGCCTCCTTTGGTTACATGAGGGCGAGGCCGGTCTCGCCTTTAAGGTGAAGCGGGGAGCAGGTATTGATGGTAAAAGGGACGGGCTCTACCGCAAGAATGTATTAGCAACTTATTCCCACGTTCATGCCCTGGGAACGGCGGAGTGGGGTTATGCCCTGGTGGAGAAAGCCAGAGGTTATCGCCTAAGCGAAAAGATCGCGATGGCGGTGGTTTGA